Part of the Paenibacillus guangzhouensis genome is shown below.
ATGAATCACCAGCGACGATGACGATTCCGCTCGTGCTGCTCGCGATTCTGGCTGTCGTAGCAGGGTTCGTCTTTACACCGTTCAATAGCTGGTTCGGAACTTGGCTCGAAGGTACGGAGACAGAAGAACATGCCAATGTGATCGTGATGATCCTATCGACGATCGTCGGCTTGCTGGGGATCGGGCTCGGATGGCTCATTTATCGCAAAAAATCGATCTCGCGCGATGCTATTACAGCCAGTGCACCATGGCTTACCAAATTGCTCGCGAATAAATATTATATCGATGAGCTCTATCAAGTTATTATTGTAACTCCACTGCGTGCGATTGGCGTCGCGCTCACTGCCTTCGATCAATGGATCGTGGATGGCGTCGTTCGCGGCGTTGCGGGATTAACCGTCCTGACAGGACGGACTTCGACGCGGATGCAGAACGGCCAGGTACAGACTTATGGATTGATTACGCTGCTCGGTTGCGTCATTCTGATCTTGGCGATTGTCGGAAGGAGGTTATGGTAGATGATTGCGAATTTTCCGATTCTTACGCTCATCGCCTTGTCTCCGCTGCTCGGGGTACTCATTTTATTATTCATGCCGCAAGAGAAGAGCAGAGCGATGAAAGTGATTGCCATCGCTTCGACGGTGCTCACACTAGGTCTCACCATATGGCTGTACGCAGCTTACGATTATAGTACGAAGGGCACGGCCTATGAAGAGAATGTACGATGGATCCATATCGCGCTGAACAAAGAGTTCATGGCCGATCAATTTGCATCGTACAGCATTCAATTTAATTATCATCTAGCCGTTGACGGCATCTCGCTTCTGCTCGTCCTTCTGACGGCGATCGTGAGCGTCATGGCTGCGCTTGCGTCGTTCCATATTAAGAAGCGGACGAAAATGTACTTTATTTTATTCTTGCTTCTTGAAGTGGGCATGTTCGGCGTATTCATGGCAAGAGACTTGTTCTTGTTCTTCTTGTTCTTCGAAGTCACCTTGGTCGCGACGTACTTCTTAATCGGGATTTGGGGTTACGGCGGCCGCGAACGCGCGGCGAACAAGTTCTTGATCTATAACGGATTCGGCTCGGCACTTATGCTGATTGCATTTACATTATTAATTGCAACCGCGGGATTCACGGCCGATACAGCTGCGAATGCGCAAGGGCATTATATGTATTCCGGCAGCTTATCGACGATTATGCAGAACCTGCTGGACCCGAACTCCTATGTCAATATGAAGCCGGAACAAATGACCAATGCTTTCTATATGTCGGAAGGCATGCAGACGACGATATTCGTCTTGCTGCTCGTCGCATTCGGTATTAAGCTTCCATTCTTCCCATTCCATACGTGGATGCTCAAGGTCCATAATGAAGCGCCTCCAGCTGTCGTTATGATTCACTCGGGTATTCTGCTCAAGATGGGTGCGTACGGTCTCATTCGGTTCGGACTATTCTTATTCCCGCACCAAGCGGAATCGTGGTCAACGACGCTAGCGATTCTCGGGGTTGTCAATATTCTATATGGTGCCGTGCTCGCACTCGTCCAACGAGAGTTCAAGCTTGTACTAGCATATTCGAGTATCAGCCATATGGGCGTTGTGCTTCTAGGACTTTCGGCACTGAATGAAGTTGGTCTGCAAGGCGCGATGTATCAGATGATCTCGCACGGATTTATCTCGGCCCTGTTCTTCTTGATCGTCGGTAGTCTGTATGAACGGACACGTACGACGCAGCTGGATGAGCTGGGCGGACTTGCACGAAGTGTGCCTTTCATGAGCGGCATCCTGCTTATTGCCGGTCTTGCGTCTTTAGGATTGCCGGGACTATCGGGATTCGTCGGCGAATTCCTCTCCTTCCTCGGATTGTTCAGTACGATGAAAGTCGTTGCGGTAGTCGGGGCACTGGGGATTATTCTCGGCGCTGTCTACGTTCTGCGAGGGGTGCTAGGCATCACCTATGGTCCGATGGAAGATCGTTATATCGGGATCCGCGATGCTCGTCTAATTGAGGCCATTCCGATGATCGCATTGACTGCCTTGATCGTATTGCTCGGCGTCTACCCTACGGTACTCGTTGATCCGCTGCAGCACAGCTTTGACCAATTTCTACAATTCATCAAGGTAGGAGGTTAGTCCCATGAATCCAACTGAAACAATTACGCCGCTGCAATGGGCCGATCTTGCCACCTTAGCACCGGAATTAACATTGGTCATCGCGGCAATACTCCTATCTCTGATAGATTTATTCTTGCCGAAAAGAATCAATCGTGATGGGCTAGGCGCATTCTCCTTAATAGCAGTACTCATCTCCCTTGGGTTTGTTGTCTGGCGGATGATCGATATGAGCAGCGGGGCAGAGTCGGCTTCGGCAGCTCAGGCACTGCATCTTCTGGGTCAGAGCTACCGGGTGGATGATTTTGCGAATCTGCTGAAAATCATTTTCTTAAGCGGTACGGCACTTATTATCTTTATGAGTCTAGGATCGATTCGTGAGGAAGAGATTCCGCATAAGGGTGAATATTACTACTTATTATTGCCTGCGGTTCTCGGTGCGATGATGATG
Proteins encoded:
- a CDS encoding complex I subunit 4 family protein, which translates into the protein MIANFPILTLIALSPLLGVLILLFMPQEKSRAMKVIAIASTVLTLGLTIWLYAAYDYSTKGTAYEENVRWIHIALNKEFMADQFASYSIQFNYHLAVDGISLLLVLLTAIVSVMAALASFHIKKRTKMYFILFLLLEVGMFGVFMARDLFLFFLFFEVTLVATYFLIGIWGYGGRERAANKFLIYNGFGSALMLIAFTLLIATAGFTADTAANAQGHYMYSGSLSTIMQNLLDPNSYVNMKPEQMTNAFYMSEGMQTTIFVLLLVAFGIKLPFFPFHTWMLKVHNEAPPAVVMIHSGILLKMGAYGLIRFGLFLFPHQAESWSTTLAILGVVNILYGAVLALVQREFKLVLAYSSISHMGVVLLGLSALNEVGLQGAMYQMISHGFISALFFLIVGSLYERTRTTQLDELGGLARSVPFMSGILLIAGLASLGLPGLSGFVGEFLSFLGLFSTMKVVAVVGALGIILGAVYVLRGVLGITYGPMEDRYIGIRDARLIEAIPMIALTALIVLLGVYPTVLVDPLQHSFDQFLQFIKVGG